From the genome of Adhaeribacter pallidiroseus:
TGGTACAACTTGTTCGCTATTTCCACGAGTTTATTAGTGGTACCCGACATAGCCGATAGCACTACCATTTTCGGCTCTTCAGCGCTTATTAAATTGGCAACTAATCTCATGTTGTGCGCGGAGCCCACGGAAGTTCCGCCAAACTTTAATATTTTCATTAAACCTGTATTTTAGCAACTGCTACAAATCTAATAAAATACCCTGTACGCTTTGTAATTATTCAGCTACTTGTTAAATAATTGTTAAATTTTTAAAAAAATTGTTTATTTTAGTATAAATAATAAGGCAAAATACCGCCGTAAGCCATTTTAATGAAAAAACCATCAGCAAATACACTTGCCAAATGTTTACTGGTGTTTGAAAGCCTGCTAATTTGTTCTTAATTGCCTTGTAAAGTGAGGTTTAGACGAACAAAAGTAAAACCTTATTTTACTATTTAGAGTAAAAGATATTTCCTGCTTTGCCTACCCACCTTAAAAACATGCCTATTTATGGAAGATTACAATTACACCTATTCCGATACGGATTTAGACATTATTTCTAAAAAAGAGTTCTGGAAGCTCTTAAAAACCGGATTAATCATCGACGCCCGCAACGGTGGACTTATGCTGGGGCCTTCTATTGAACAAGGCGGCATTGACTGTGTAGCCGAAACGGCCGATGGCTTTATGAAAATAGGCAAAATTGAAGGTGGCGTATTTATTATTAACTCTCTAGCTAATAAAAATTACAGCGATAAGCTACAAGCTTTTAATGCTTACGATGTGCTTTTTCTGGAGGATGAACCCGTGGATTATATTATTTCGCCCACCACCTCCGTGTACAATACCTTCGGGAACGATGAAAAGCTGGTTTGGTTACGGGGCGACGAGTTTATCATGAACAAGTACGCTTCTTTTAAATTTTTGAAAGAAATTGAAGAAATCAACTACTTCGACTTTCGGGTTTGAGTTTTTAGTTCAAAGGTTGGAAAGTTCAAAAGTTTTAAAGTTTTAAAGGTTGGAAAGTTCTTCGGTAAGGTACCAGCTTTTATGATTTACCTTTTTTAAAATTTTTATAAGCTGTTAACGGTGGTCTATAAACTATCGTCTTTCGATTAAAATCCTTTTCTGATTATTAAGGCCGAAGCGTTGCCGCCGAAACCTGCCGCTAATAACATAATTCGCCGGATCGATTTAGGCTTTAGTTGCTCCTGGGTAATCACGGGGTAAGGAAATTTTAAAAAAATTTGATTTTCTAACATCCAAAGAGCGTACTCTATACTTAAGGCGGCGGAAGCTCCTAAGGTGTGGCCAATGAGTAATTTATTGGAAGTCAGCAACGGAATACCTTCCCCAAATACGGCTTTAATAGCGTTAATCTCGGCCGCATCGCCGGCGGCGGTACCCGGCGCGTGCAATACGATGGCATCAATTGTTTGATCGTTTTCGGGTAATTGCAAGATAGCTCCGCGCATGGCTTTTTGAAAATTTAAGCCTTCCCGCGAAATCCCTGTTTTACTCGTAATTTTTTCAAAGCCAAACCCAATTGCCTCCAGCAAAATGGAATCTTGCTTTAGTTGATTCGCTTGGGTACGTTCCAAAGCAAACAAAGCCGCTCCTTCACCCAAAACAAAGGTATTTTGTTTTTCGGCATTCAACGGGCGACACCAAAAGTTACTTACCGGTTCTTTGGCGTAAATACCAATGGCCTGCATTTGAGCCACGGTAAAAGGCGTAAGTGGCGCTTCGGAGGCGCCGGCTAAAAAGCGCGTAGCCATTCCGGATTGTAACCAGGCAAAACCATTCGCAACTGCCTGCAAAGCTGTACTACACGTAACCGAATGACTTACTACCGGACCCTCGGTTTGTAAATCGTGAGCTGCCCAACTCGAAATATTCCCTAAAGTAGTAGTGGGAGAGGTTTGGGAAGATAATTGGGAAGGGTTCGTTCTAAAATCTTCCAGGTTTTGCTCCAAAAGTTCGGTAGCTCCCCGCGAAGAACCAATGTTAATGGCTACTTCAATATCGCTAACCCAACCGGCTTTTTTTACTGCCTGGCGAGCCGCATGCATGGCCAATAAAACCGTTCGGTCCAGGTTTTTGTACATTTTATTTTCCTGTCGAATGGTTGTGATTTCTGCCTCGGCCTCGGGCGACAAAGCAGCAACAGGAACCGGAGAATTTTTTAAAATTTTTAAATTTATCCGGGATTCTGCCTGTAAGTACGCTACATTTACCTCCTTAGGTGTACATCCTAAAGGCGAAATAGCGCCCCAGCCTTTAAGCGCAATATAGCTGTTGTGCGTTGTCAAATTAGTTTTCTGCAATTAAAGTAAGCATGCCGGTAACTACCCCGTAAATTTGCGCTAACTGCTCATTGGTAGTGCAGTAAGGCGGCATTACGTAAATAATGTTGCCGAGCGGCCGTAGAATAACATTGTTATCCAGCGCAAATTGATACAGCTTCTGCCGGACGTTGTTGAAGTAAGAGGTTTCGCCGGTATTAAACTCAATGGCCAACACTGTACCCAATTGCCGGCATTCTTTAATGGTTGGATGATTACTTAACTTAGAACGAAATTGCGCGTGTTGTTGACTTATGCGTAGCCTGTTTTCCTGGCAGATTACATCCGTAAATAAATCCAGACTGGCCAGGGCCGTGGCACAAGCAATAGGGTTGGCAGTAAAGGAATGACCGTGAAAAAAAGTTTTAGCTGGATTGTCGCTTAAAAAAGCTTCGTATATCGCCGCGGTGCTACTGGTAACGCCCAAAGCCATGACGCCCCCGGTTAATCCTTTAGATAAACATAGGATATCTGGCTGGTTTTTTAAAAATTCGGTGGCAAAGTTTTTCCCGGTTCGCCCGAAACCCGTCATTACCTCATCGGCAATGGTGATAATATTACTTTGCTGGCATATTTCCAGCAGGTCATCCAAAATAGCGGGCTCGTACATTACCATGCCGGCAGTACCCAGCAATAAAGGTTCAAAGATAAAAGCGGCTACGTCGCCTTTTTTTAAAATTTCCTGAATCTGCGAGAGTACCAGTTGTTCTTTGCCCGGTACGGGCACATCCAGGAATTCTACCTCAAACAAATACTGCACAAACGGTTGGGTAAAAGCACTGCGGCTACTTACCGACATGGCCCCAAAGGTATCGCCGTGGTAGGAGTCCCGGAAAGCAATAATTCTACGTTTGGGCGTACCTCTATTTTCCCAGAATTGAATGGCCATTTTTAAAGCTACTTCCACGGCCGTCGAGCCATTATCGGAGTAAAAAATGCGTTTCTGATTGTGGGGTAAAATGGACAGTAACCTTTCGGCTAGTTCTACAGCGGGCCGGTGCGTGAATCCGGCAAACAGAACGTGATCGAGTTCCTTGATTTGTTGGGCCACTTTCTCCGCAATGTAGGGGTGGGAGTGGCCGTGAATGGTAACCCACCACGATGATACCGCGTCCAGGTAAACAGCACCGTCTTCGGCATATAACAAACTGCCTTCACCCCGCACAATACCAATGGGCAAAGCCGCCGTTTGCATTTGGGTATAAGGGTGCCAGATAATTTCGTGATCGCGGGAGGCTAAACTCATAGTAAAAAAGGTTTCCATTGCTCGGCGTAATGCTTTACTACCGCCGCGTTTATAGTGGTTTCCGGCAAAAGCGCGCCGAGTTTGGGAACACCAGCGTAAGTCGTGATATAATCCTCGGAAGCCGAGGTAGGTGGTCCGTTGAAGATAATGCCTTTAATCGGTATTTTTCGCTGCTGCAAACTTTGCCAGGATAATAAAGTATGATTGATGCTGCCCAGATAATTCTGAGAAACCAGAATAACTTCGGCTTGCAATTGCGCAATTAAGTCAATAATCAAAAATTGATTATTTAAAGGCACCATTAAACCGCCGGCTCCTTCGATAATTAAATGGTTTTGGGTTTGGGGTAAAATAAAATTAGCGGAATCAATAGTAACTTGTTCTACGGCGGCTGACAAGTGCGGCGAGGCCGGTAGCTGAAAGCGGTACGTTTCCGGGTGAAAATAAGATTGCGGATTAGTAACTAATTCTTTTACCCGATCGGTGTCCGAAAAATCTAAACTCCCCGATTGAACGGGTTTCCAGTAGTCGGCTTGCAAGGCTTCGGTGATTATGGCGGCTACAATGGTTTTACCCACATCGGTACCAATGCCGGTCACAAAATATCTTTTCACTAATTTAAAAAATCAAATGTTGTAATAAACTATCTACTTGCTCCTGGGTATTAAAAGCGTGAATAATAACGCGCAGCCGTTCTTTACCTGCGGGTACGGTTGGGCTAAAAACCGGTCGCACATCAATATTGTTTTGCTGCAACTGTTCGCTGATTTTTTTTAATTGCGCCACGTTGTTCTGGAAAATGCCGTTAATCGGTCCCGAATTTTTTAAAAAAATTCCCGTGGCAGCGGCTATTTTCTGGTTCAGGTAGCCGGAAAGAGCTTTTACGTGTTGTCGTTCGGCTTGCAGCGAAGGCAGGAAACTATAGGCACCTTTGATGGCTAAAATAGTATGCAGCGGCAAAGCTGTACTATAAATAAATGGTCGGCTAAAATTGATAAGGTATTCCCGCAAAGCTACAGAACCAACTACAACCGCCCCGTGGCTGCCAATGGCTTTGCCAAAGGTCATGATGCGGGCAAATACTTTGTTTGCCAATTTTTGTTCTACTACTAACCCTTCACCATTTGGGCCAAACAAACCGTTCGAATGCGCTTCATCTACTATTAAGTAAGCGCCTTTCTCTTCGCAAAATGCGGTTAAATCCAGAAGCGGCGCCTGGTCACCATCCATGGAATAAATAGATTCTACGGCTATATAGGCATTACCCGTGGCATGCTTAAACTTACGGCTTAAATCTTCTAAAGAATTGTGCTTGAAAGAATACGCCTTGGCTAGACTCAACCGGATACCTTCTTTGATGGAAGCGTGGCTGGCTTCGTCGTAAAAAATAGTATCACCCCGTTGCGGCACCGCCGAGAAAATTCCCAAATTAGCCACGTACCCGGAGTTAAACAGCAAAGCCGCTTCGGCTTGGTGAAAAGTAGCTAATTGTGCTTCGAGTAATTCGTAAACCGGATGATTGCCGGATAAAAGCCGCGAACCGGTCGCTCCCATTAAGTAATCGGAGAATTGCTCTGCTTCCAGTGCCACTAGTCGCTTTAAAGCAGCTGATCGGGCTAAACCCAGATAATCATTCGAACAAAAATCAATTTGCGCCTGGCTGGTTTTTAAGCGGCGGTAGGTCCCTTGGTCGAGTCGGGTATTTAATTTTTGCTGTAAGTTTTTCGGAAACTGCATGGCTTAGTTAGCCGGTTCCAAGGCATTTTTAAATGCTTTGCGCGGTTCTAAGCCCAATAACGCAAACATAGCCTGGTCTTCGTTGAAATCCGGGTTAGGCGTAGTTAACAATTTATCGCCGGAGAAAATAGAATTCGCGCCCGCTAAAAAGCAAAGAGCTTGTTCGGCTACGCTCATCGTACTCCGCCCCGCTGATAAACGCACCATGGTTTTGGGCATGGTTATGCGAGCGGTAGCAATCATGCGAATCATGTCCCAAACCGATACGCGGGGCTGATGCTCCAGGGGAGTACCAGCTACCGGAACCAGAGCATTAACCGGCACTGATTCCGGATGTTCCGGCATGGTGGCGAGTACGTGCAGCATTTCAATCCGGTCTTTGGTGGTTTCGCCTAAGCCAATAATGCCGCCGCTGCACACCGAAATACCGGCTTTGCGCACGTGGTCGATGGTGTTTAAACGGTCTTCGTATTTGCGGGTGGTGATAATATTGCTGTAATGATCGCCGGAAGTATCCAGGTTATGGTTGTAGGCGTATAAACCGGCTTGTTTTAGCCGCTCGGCCTGGTATTCGTTTACCATTCCTAGAGTACAGCAAACTTCTAAGCCCATGTCGTTTACCTGCGTAACCATACCCAGTACCCGGTCGAAATCGCGGTTATCGCGTACCTCGCGCCAGGCAGCGCCCATGCAGAAACGCGTAGAACCGGCATTTTTGGCGCGGGTAGCCGCTTCCAGCACTTCTTCGTCTTTTAACAAACCATGCGCTTTTACACCAGTTTGGTAACGGGCGGCCTGCGGACAATAGGCGCAATCTTCGGGGCAACCCCCGGTTTTTACCGATAACAAGGTACATACCTGTACTTCACTACCGGTTTGGTGTTGGCGATGCACATTCGCGGCTTCAACCATTAGTTCCAGGATGGGTTTGTGGTAAATTTCCCGGATCTCGTCCATCTCCCAATCGGTGCGGATGCTATTATTTAAGTTCGACATAGCCTGTTATTTTGAATTTCGAAAGTAAAGAAGAATTTACTACTTTAAAAAATTACTTGAGCGGTGGTATAGCCGTTTTTTCTTTAACTATCAGGTACTGATAAAACTAAAAACACCAAGGCTAAGCCTGG
Proteins encoded in this window:
- the bioB gene encoding biotin synthase BioB, whose translation is MSNLNNSIRTDWEMDEIREIYHKPILELMVEAANVHRQHQTGSEVQVCTLLSVKTGGCPEDCAYCPQAARYQTGVKAHGLLKDEEVLEAATRAKNAGSTRFCMGAAWREVRDNRDFDRVLGMVTQVNDMGLEVCCTLGMVNEYQAERLKQAGLYAYNHNLDTSGDHYSNIITTRKYEDRLNTIDHVRKAGISVCSGGIIGLGETTKDRIEMLHVLATMPEHPESVPVNALVPVAGTPLEHQPRVSVWDMIRMIATARITMPKTMVRLSAGRSTMSVAEQALCFLAGANSIFSGDKLLTTPNPDFNEDQAMFALLGLEPRKAFKNALEPAN
- a CDS encoding aminotransferase class I/II-fold pyridoxal phosphate-dependent enzyme, translating into MQFPKNLQQKLNTRLDQGTYRRLKTSQAQIDFCSNDYLGLARSAALKRLVALEAEQFSDYLMGATGSRLLSGNHPVYELLEAQLATFHQAEAALLFNSGYVANLGIFSAVPQRGDTIFYDEASHASIKEGIRLSLAKAYSFKHNSLEDLSRKFKHATGNAYIAVESIYSMDGDQAPLLDLTAFCEEKGAYLIVDEAHSNGLFGPNGEGLVVEQKLANKVFARIMTFGKAIGSHGAVVVGSVALREYLINFSRPFIYSTALPLHTILAIKGAYSFLPSLQAERQHVKALSGYLNQKIAAATGIFLKNSGPINGIFQNNVAQLKKISEQLQQNNIDVRPVFSPTVPAGKERLRVIIHAFNTQEQVDSLLQHLIF
- a CDS encoding beta-ketoacyl synthase N-terminal-like domain-containing protein, encoding MTTHNSYIALKGWGAISPLGCTPKEVNVAYLQAESRINLKILKNSPVPVAALSPEAEAEITTIRQENKMYKNLDRTVLLAMHAARQAVKKAGWVSDIEVAINIGSSRGATELLEQNLEDFRTNPSQLSSQTSPTTTLGNISSWAAHDLQTEGPVVSHSVTCSTALQAVANGFAWLQSGMATRFLAGASEAPLTPFTVAQMQAIGIYAKEPVSNFWCRPLNAEKQNTFVLGEGAALFALERTQANQLKQDSILLEAIGFGFEKITSKTGISREGLNFQKAMRGAILQLPENDQTIDAIVLHAPGTAAGDAAEINAIKAVFGEGIPLLTSNKLLIGHTLGASAALSIEYALWMLENQIFLKFPYPVITQEQLKPKSIRRIMLLAAGFGGNASALIIRKGF
- the bioA gene encoding adenosylmethionine--8-amino-7-oxononanoate transaminase; amino-acid sequence: MSLASRDHEIIWHPYTQMQTAALPIGIVRGEGSLLYAEDGAVYLDAVSSWWVTIHGHSHPYIAEKVAQQIKELDHVLFAGFTHRPAVELAERLLSILPHNQKRIFYSDNGSTAVEVALKMAIQFWENRGTPKRRIIAFRDSYHGDTFGAMSVSSRSAFTQPFVQYLFEVEFLDVPVPGKEQLVLSQIQEILKKGDVAAFIFEPLLLGTAGMVMYEPAILDDLLEICQQSNIITIADEVMTGFGRTGKNFATEFLKNQPDILCLSKGLTGGVMALGVTSSTAAIYEAFLSDNPAKTFFHGHSFTANPIACATALASLDLFTDVICQENRLRISQQHAQFRSKLSNHPTIKECRQLGTVLAIEFNTGETSYFNNVRQKLYQFALDNNVILRPLGNIIYVMPPYCTTNEQLAQIYGVVTGMLTLIAEN
- the bioD gene encoding dethiobiotin synthase, with product MKRYFVTGIGTDVGKTIVAAIITEALQADYWKPVQSGSLDFSDTDRVKELVTNPQSYFHPETYRFQLPASPHLSAAVEQVTIDSANFILPQTQNHLIIEGAGGLMVPLNNQFLIIDLIAQLQAEVILVSQNYLGSINHTLLSWQSLQQRKIPIKGIIFNGPPTSASEDYITTYAGVPKLGALLPETTINAAVVKHYAEQWKPFLL